TTTTTACAATCCGACCGGAGGAGAGATTCGCATCGATGGAAAAGACATTTCTATGATCAAACGATCCAGTCTGAGAAGTCATATGGCATTTGTGCTTCAGGATTCCATTCTTTTTCAGGGGACCATTCGCGAAAATATCCGCTATGGCCGTTTGACTGCATCGGATGAGGAAGTGGAAAAAGCAGCCCTGCTTGCGAATGCTGACAGCTTTATCCGCAAAATGCCTGAGGGATACGATACGGTGTTGAAGGCAGATGGAGAAGGTATCAGTCAGGGACAGAGACAGCTTCTTGCCATTGCCCGTGCGATGCTTGCGGACCCCGACCTGCTCATATTAGATGAAGCGACCAGCAGCATTGATACGGTGACTGAGATTAAGATTCAGGAAGCGCTTGAGACACTGATGAAAGGCAGAACGAGCTTTGTCATTGCGCACCGGTTAAATACAATTCAGAATGCGGATCAGATTCTGGTGCTGAATAACGGCCAACTGATTGAGCGCGGTAATCATGATGAATTGATGAAGCGTAATGGTTTTTATGCGGATCTTCAGAAGAATCAGTTGAAGGAACAGCTTGCTCTTTGATTTGAAAAGAACTAATTTGAAAACCGTGCCGGGTCATTCCTTCGCTTTCTTTTGTGTCCAGCTACGACGGGCAGGGACTAGCAAACTTCCCGTCCTCTCGTACGATAAGTCAACATCAGCTCACTTCGTTCGCTGTGTTTCCTTTATCTTCGTCGAGGACAGTCCAGTTTGTACGTCCCTAAACGCCCGCCTACGCTTTTCTGTGGCCGCGCGGTGAGCCAGCTGTGCTGCGCACATCTGTCTCACCTGTCGCTTCACTGCCGCAGGAGTCTACGGAATGACCCGGCACTTTTTTATTCTTTCTAAAATGCATAGCATCTTTTAATCAGAATCGTGCCGGGAACATCCTCCGCTTTACGTGACCGCATGGTGAGCCACAGGGAGTCTGAGGATGTCCCCGGCACGGTTTTGTAGGAAAGTCAATCATATAAACTGATATTGATCAGACTGTGCGTAATTTCTCCAGGAATGATACAATTAATCGTATCGAAATGAACGGAGAGTGGAAAGAGATGTTAGAGTTAACGCAAAAGAAATGGGAAGAGGCCGGGTTTACTGAAATGACGGCTGTCCAAAAGCAGGTTATCCCATTATTAAAAGAAGGAAAAGATGTCATTGCAGAATCACCGACTGGAACAGGAAAGACACTTGCTTATGTTCTTCCTTTAATAGAAAATCTGAACGCTTCACAAAAGCTTCCGCAGGCAATTATTTTGGCGCCATCGAAGGAGTTATCCATGCAGATTCTTGATGTTCTTCAGCAGTGGGGAAAGGATGCAGGCTTGAAAGCTGCTTCGATCATTGGTGGAGCGAATCCGAAAAGACAGCTTGAGAAATTGAAGAAGCAGCCTCATGTGATTGTAGGCACGCCGGGTCGAATTCACGAATTGATTAAGCAAAAAAAGCTGAAAATGCATGAGGTGAAGACGATCATCCTTGATGAGGCGGATCAGCTGTTTTTACCTGAGCATCAGGATGAAATCGGACAGATTGTGAAAAGCACACTAGCAGATCAAAGGCAGCTTGCCATGTTTTCAGCGACCTTGTCTGAAGATGTTGTGAAGCACGGACAAGAGATTATGAATGAACCTGAAGTGGTTCGCGTGGGAAGAGAAGAAGTGAAACAGGGCAAAGTACGCCATCAGTTTATGGTGTGTGAGGCCCGTGAAAAAGTGGATATGATCCGGCGTATGGTCCGGATGGACGCGATGAAAAAAGAAAAATCACTTGCCTTTATGCAGGAAGTGCTTGATGTGATGACAGCTGCTGAAAAGCTCAACTATAAGAACCTTGAAATTGCTGTGCTGCATAGTGATTTATCAAAAGAAGAGCGTGCTGCATCTATGAGAAAGTTCAGAAAGGGCGAGCTTCCATTGCTGTTAGCTACTGATGTAGCTACACGCGGACTTGATATCCAGGATGTCACGTATGTGATCCACATGGATGCTGCTGAGAATCTTGACCAATATATTCACCGCTCAGGTCGGACAGGCAGAGCTGGCGCAGAGGGAACAGTCCTTAGCTTTGTGACGCCTGGTGAAATTAAAAAGCTCCGCAAGTTTGCAAAGGAATTGAATGTTGAACTTGAGGAAGTCACGATGTACCGTGGGAAGTGGGTATACCAGGATCATCAGTGATGTTGGACTGGAAGGCGTTCAGTCTGTTTGAATGAAACCGGCAACGAAGAGTGAATAAATAATCAGGCTGCGCGCTCCTTATGTGAGCATGCAGCTTTTTTATTGCCTTTTAATAATTATCACGATCATTTTGATGAATATCATGCGTTTTTAATAAAATACATCAATTCCTTTTATTTGTAGCCAGTATGATTTGACTTTTACCGATTAAAAGTTGACAATTTGAGAAGAAGCTAGAGATAAAGAATCGATGATAAAGAGATCGGAAGGCGTGAATTAAATGGAGTTGTCTACAGCAAAATTTACTGAAGCACTGTTGAATGGGGATCAGGATGCCTGCTGGTCCATGGTGCAGGAATGTGTGAATGCAGGTCAGACTACAGAACAAATCTATTATCACGTTATGACTCCTGCGATGGTTGAAATTGGGAGGCTCTGGCAGGAGAATGAGATCTCAGTAGCTGATGAACATCTGGCTACAACGACGTGTGATTTTACGATGTCGCGTTATAAGCATGAAGTCTTATTGCCGAGAATACAAGGCCAGCCTCAGGATCAGGGGCGAGCGCTTTTCTTTTGTGTAGAACAGGAAGAACATGATCTTGGTATCCGGATGATTGCGCAGATTTTTGAGGAAAAAGGATATCTTGTGCGCATGATGGGTGCAAATCTTCCAGTTGAGTATGCATTGTCTATGGCTGTGAACTGGGAACCGGATGTTATGGGGGTATCAGCCAGTATGATCAAACAGGGAGAGAAGGTACCTTCCTATATCCAGCGATTAATGGAGCGTTTTCCTTCAGTTGAGTTGCTGATTGGCGGCCGTTTTCTAACCTATCCCGAGCAGTCGCTGCAAAATGTACCTGAAGAAAGAGTAACCCTTATTAAGGATGGCAATGGACTGACGTCCTGGTTTGCCGGCCGGAACAGAAAGGAAGAGTAACTTGATCACACTTGATACGATGCCTCTTCCCGCTTTTAAAATGTCTCAGGATTTAACCATTTTAGAAGCTTCAGAGGATGCCAGACAATTATTTGGCCATGCTCCCTCTTTTTTAGATTGGGTTGACGTGGAAAGTCGCGAGAAGGCACAGAAATTTATGTCAACTCAGTACGATGAAAAGGTCGAGTTGAACCTTGTCACTACAGAAGGGATTATCTCATCTTATATCCTTCATATTAAGTGGGATGGTCAGGAAGGTACCGTGCTGATGCAGCAGCAGGATCAAATGATGCTAAAGCTGATGCATTCTGTTAATGAACACAGGCGCAGGTTGGAAGAAAGCGATATGGAGCTGATTCTGAAAAAGAATGAGCTTGAAAAGTCTCTGATCAGAATTCAGGAGCTATCGACGGCAGTCATTCATTTAACACCAAATGTTGTGCTGATACCGATATTTGGAGATTTAAATATTGAGCTGATTTTATCAAATAAAGACCGGATTTTAAAACAGCTTTATGACGAGCAGATTGATGAATTGATCATTGATCTTCAGGCTGTCGGTAAAATAACAGATGATGGTGTGGAGGAATTCAGTCTTCTGTTGAAAAACTGCTCATTACTGGGGGCAACCTGCAGTATTACCGGAATTAGACCAGAGCATGTACCCCAGTTACACCAAAAAGAAATTGCAGGAAAGGTTATGTTTATTAACAGCCTTAAAGATACTTTAACAAGAATTGTTTCATGAAAAATATTTCAAGACCGGTGCCTTTGCTTGGCCCGGTCTTTCCTGTGATTTCAGAGCTAAGCATATCAGATTGATCAAGGCTTGGATCGTAAAGAAATAAAAAATTTCATTTCCCCTCTTTACTCCTGAGATTAAGGGGAGTAAACTATCTCTCAGAATACATGAAAACCGCTTAATCCTGAAAAGCAGGAGCGGGGGAACCGGCGTGCCTTGCGCACATGGGGTGAAGTCTAATCAGACAGGGAACTCTTAATCCCTAACCCGTCAGCTAACCTCGCAGGCGATTAAGAGAACTGACTTGTGTGAAAGCAGCCAACCACAGGAATGTCCTCCTTGTGGTTTTTTGTATGCCAACATACGGGAGAAAGAAGGATCTGAATGAAAAAACAATTTGCAGTGCTTGGCCTCGGGAGTTTTGGAGGTCATCTTGTAGAGGAATTCCATGAAATAGGTGCGGAAGTGTTCGCAATGGATCGTGATGAAGAGCTGGTTGATAAATACGTGAATCTTGCTACTCATGTGGTTCACGGGGATGCACAGGATGAGCAGCTGCTTCTTCGCGCAGGAATCCGGAATTTTGATCTGGTTGTCGTGTCGTTCGGAGAAAACATTGAAGCAAGTATTTTAACGACGATTATTCTTAGCGACCTTGGTGTCAAAGAAATCTGGGTCAAGGCTTCAAGCATTTATCATCAGAAGGTACTTGAGAAGATCGGTGCCACAAGGGTCATTCGTCCTGAAAAGGATATGGCACGCAGGATTGCCCACCGTCTGACTTCCAATCATTTTATTGACTATGTGGAGCTTTCCGAAGAGCATTCCATGGTAGAAATAAAAGCAACCAAAAAAATTGTGGGGAAAACGATCGCGCAGCTTAATATCCGGAATCGTTTTGGCTGCAATATAGTAGGGATTTACCGGTCTCACGATATGCTTGTTTCTCCAAGCGGGGATGACCGTATAGAAGAAGGAGACGTTTTAATTGTGATCGGTGAGAACAGAAAGCTACACCGGTTTGAAAAGCAGGGGGTGTAGGGATGAAGAAAAAACTTTTTCAGAACCCTCCTCTTTTTTTGATTGTCCTGTTTTTAACCGGAATCCTGCTTGGAGGCGCTGCACTTAAAATTCCTGCAGCAACCGTTACGCCGATCGGCTGGCAGGATGCTTTTTTTACAGCTGTTTCTGCCATGACAGTAACAGGTCTGGCGGTCGTTGATACGGGAACGGTATATACGACGTTCGGTCAGACGATTATTATGATCCTGATTCAAGTTGGTGGCCTTGGGATTATGACGTTTGCAGTAGTGGTTTTTCTAATGCTTGGCAGAAAGATTGGATTCAAGGAAAGACTGATCATTCAGCAGGCATTAAACCAAAATGCTGTAGGTGGTATTATCCGCCTTGCTATTCAGCTGATGATCTATTCAATATTAATAGAATTATTTGCGGTCATGCTTTTATCTACTGTATGGGTGCCTGAAATGGGATGGAAAGATGGATTATTCTTTAGTCTTTTCCATGCGGTATCAGCCTTTAATAACGCAGGATTTGGGCTGTTGAGTGATAGTCTGATGTCCTATGTGGGAAATCCTATGGTTAACCTTGTGATTTCTGCATTATTTATTTTAGGTGGAATCGGATTCACTGTCCTGGTAGATTTGTTCCGTTCGACATCCATTCGCAGATGGAGCCTTCACACCAAGCTGATGGTATCAGGTACACTGATCATCAACATTTTTGCCATGATCTATTTATTCTTTAATGAATTTGCTAACCCGGCCACACTTGGTGGGCTGACACTGGATGAGAAAATATGGGCAGCTTATTTTCAGGCGGTCAGTCCGAGAACCGCAGGCTTTAATTCTATTGATATTGCTTCTATGGATGATTCAAGCCTGCTTTTTATCATTATCCTTATGTTTATAGGAGCAGGCAGTGCATCAACTGGTGGCGGGATCAAGCTCACGACATTTATCGTGATTTTGCTCGCTACTGTCGCGTTCTTCAGACGAAATACAGAGATTCATATGTTTGATCGCGAAATTCGTCAGGAAATTATTTTTAAATCGCTTGCTATTGCCATGAGCAGTGTATTATTTATCATTGCAGCGTTGAGTATTATGACGCATACAGAGGATGGTGCCGGTTTCCTGCCGATTGTATTTGAAACGGTTTCTGCCTTTGGAACGGTTGGATTATCAATGGGGCTTACACCTGACTTATCAGATATGGGTAAATATGTAATAATGCTGGTGATGTTTATCGGAAAAGTTGGTCCGTTAACCTTATTCTTTTCAATCGCTAAACCGGATTATCGTAAAATTAAGTATCCGAAAGCAGATGTACTTGCTGGGTAATGGTTTATTTTCAGCAAGTGAATGTCATAACGAAAAAGCTGAAAAACGCAATGTGCGTCTTTCAGCTTTTTATTTTCGTTTAAACCGTTCTCCTGAAATTTTGCTGATTTTCAGCTCTCCTGTAAAAGGACTCAATAAATAGTTTAACTCTTCCACATCTCCATCATGGTTCAGCCATCGGTCGAATTGGTCAGGTGAAAGAATGACAGGCATGCGGTCGTGAATTTGGCTCATTGCGCTATTCGGCTCAGTTGTAATAATGGTGCAGCTTCTGATCAGGTCATTCTGTTCGTTTCGCCATGATTCCCAAAGTCCAGCAAACGTTAATGGATCCCCGCTGACAAGTTTTATTTCATAAGGCTGTTTGTTCCCTTCCTCTGTTTTCTTCCATTCGTAAAAGGAGCTCGCGGGAATTAAGCACCGTTTAGATCGGAAGGCTCTGCGGAAGCTCGGCTTTTCAGAAACGGTTTCTGCCCGGGCGTTAAAGGTTTTGTATCCGATTTTTTCATCTTTAGCAAAAGGCGGAATGAGCCCCCAGCGAAAATAAGCGGGGTATCGCTTCCCTTCAACACTGACAATAGCGGCTACCTGATTGCTGGGTGCAAGGTTAATGTGTGGGTAGACATCAAAGTCATCCCGCATATTGAATTGGTAATATTCCTTTAAATCCTCAAGCGCTTCGGTTAAAGAAAATCGTCCACACAAGTAAATTCCCCTCCTTATTTACTAACACTATCGTAACAAATAATAAAAACATTGCGAAGATAGAGAAGATTTAATCTTATTTCCTTTTACAGGAAAATGGTTGATTTATTTCGCATTGCGAATAATAATGAGGAAGTGTCATTTTTACATATCTAGGAGGGTGTTCAATTATGAAGAAATTTTGGTTAGTATCTGCGCTTGCTGCATCACTTATGCTTGCAGCATGTTCAGAGGAAACAGACGAATCAGCTGGTAACGCTGAATCAGCACAAGAGACAACAGAAGAAACGGAAGCGCCTGAAGAAACGTCAGAGCCGGCTTTATATGTTGTAGAGGATGAGGTTCAGACGGGTGATCTGACGATGACAGCTGTCAGTGCAGGTGTGACAGAGCAAATCGACGAAACAAATCGTGTTTATGAAGTCAGTTTCAGTATTACGAACAATGGTGAGGAAGAAGCTGTGATTACAGGTGATCAGTTCCGTTTAACAGATCTGGCTGATGAGGAAAAATCTGCCTATGGTGATCCGGTTGAATGGACAGTGCCTGCCGGTGAAACAGTTGAAGGATCACTTCAATTTGAGGCATCTGCTACTACAGCCTTTAAGCTGTTCGGTACTTTTGGCGAAGAGGAAATTGAATGGAGACTGCCAGGCATTACTTCACTGGATTAATGCATCAACCATTACAATTTGCTGAACAGTCTGTTTAATCGCGGTTCTGCTGTTGACAGAAGGGGCTTTAGTCTAGTAGAGTTATCATAATTAACTAAATAGTGTGGATTCTTATCAAGAGAGGTGGAGGGACAAGGCCCTGCGAAACCTCAGCAACCATCACACAAGTGAAAAGGTGCTAAATCCATCCCGTATTTTTACGGGGAAGATAAGGAGAGTTGTTCCGTTTTCTAACACAGGTCTTCTTATTCAAGCGATAAGAAGGCCTTTTTGTATAGACAACCTTGATAAGATCCACGAATACGGAAGGGGAAGTAACATGACTTTATTAGACGAAATGAAAAATCGCATCCTGATCGGTGACGGTGCAATGGGAACCCTCCTGTATTCGTATGGAACGGATCAGTGCTATGAGGAATTAAATCTTTCGCAGGCTGAGCATATCCAGAAAATCCATCGTGCTTAT
This genomic stretch from Jeotgalibacillus aurantiacus harbors:
- a CDS encoding DEAD/DEAH box helicase, with the protein product MLELTQKKWEEAGFTEMTAVQKQVIPLLKEGKDVIAESPTGTGKTLAYVLPLIENLNASQKLPQAIILAPSKELSMQILDVLQQWGKDAGLKAASIIGGANPKRQLEKLKKQPHVIVGTPGRIHELIKQKKLKMHEVKTIILDEADQLFLPEHQDEIGQIVKSTLADQRQLAMFSATLSEDVVKHGQEIMNEPEVVRVGREEVKQGKVRHQFMVCEAREKVDMIRRMVRMDAMKKEKSLAFMQEVLDVMTAAEKLNYKNLEIAVLHSDLSKEERAASMRKFRKGELPLLLATDVATRGLDIQDVTYVIHMDAAENLDQYIHRSGRTGRAGAEGTVLSFVTPGEIKKLRKFAKELNVELEEVTMYRGKWVYQDHQ
- a CDS encoding STAS domain-containing protein, coding for MITLDTMPLPAFKMSQDLTILEASEDARQLFGHAPSFLDWVDVESREKAQKFMSTQYDEKVELNLVTTEGIISSYILHIKWDGQEGTVLMQQQDQMMLKLMHSVNEHRRRLEESDMELILKKNELEKSLIRIQELSTAVIHLTPNVVLIPIFGDLNIELILSNKDRILKQLYDEQIDELIIDLQAVGKITDDGVEEFSLLLKNCSLLGATCSITGIRPEHVPQLHQKEIAGKVMFINSLKDTLTRIVS
- a CDS encoding potassium channel family protein yields the protein MKKQFAVLGLGSFGGHLVEEFHEIGAEVFAMDRDEELVDKYVNLATHVVHGDAQDEQLLLRAGIRNFDLVVVSFGENIEASILTTIILSDLGVKEIWVKASSIYHQKVLEKIGATRVIRPEKDMARRIAHRLTSNHFIDYVELSEEHSMVEIKATKKIVGKTIAQLNIRNRFGCNIVGIYRSHDMLVSPSGDDRIEEGDVLIVIGENRKLHRFEKQGV
- a CDS encoding cobalamin B12-binding domain-containing protein — protein: MELSTAKFTEALLNGDQDACWSMVQECVNAGQTTEQIYYHVMTPAMVEIGRLWQENEISVADEHLATTTCDFTMSRYKHEVLLPRIQGQPQDQGRALFFCVEQEEHDLGIRMIAQIFEEKGYLVRMMGANLPVEYALSMAVNWEPDVMGVSASMIKQGEKVPSYIQRLMERFPSVELLIGGRFLTYPEQSLQNVPEERVTLIKDGNGLTSWFAGRNRKEE
- a CDS encoding DUF4352 domain-containing protein encodes the protein MKKFWLVSALAASLMLAACSEETDESAGNAESAQETTEETEAPEETSEPALYVVEDEVQTGDLTMTAVSAGVTEQIDETNRVYEVSFSITNNGEEEAVITGDQFRLTDLADEEKSAYGDPVEWTVPAGETVEGSLQFEASATTAFKLFGTFGEEEIEWRLPGITSLD
- a CDS encoding SOS response-associated peptidase, which codes for MCGRFSLTEALEDLKEYYQFNMRDDFDVYPHINLAPSNQVAAIVSVEGKRYPAYFRWGLIPPFAKDEKIGYKTFNARAETVSEKPSFRRAFRSKRCLIPASSFYEWKKTEEGNKQPYEIKLVSGDPLTFAGLWESWRNEQNDLIRSCTIITTEPNSAMSQIHDRMPVILSPDQFDRWLNHDGDVEELNYLLSPFTGELKISKISGERFKRK
- a CDS encoding TrkH family potassium uptake protein, with the protein product MKKKLFQNPPLFLIVLFLTGILLGGAALKIPAATVTPIGWQDAFFTAVSAMTVTGLAVVDTGTVYTTFGQTIIMILIQVGGLGIMTFAVVVFLMLGRKIGFKERLIIQQALNQNAVGGIIRLAIQLMIYSILIELFAVMLLSTVWVPEMGWKDGLFFSLFHAVSAFNNAGFGLLSDSLMSYVGNPMVNLVISALFILGGIGFTVLVDLFRSTSIRRWSLHTKLMVSGTLIINIFAMIYLFFNEFANPATLGGLTLDEKIWAAYFQAVSPRTAGFNSIDIASMDDSSLLFIIILMFIGAGSASTGGGIKLTTFIVILLATVAFFRRNTEIHMFDREIRQEIIFKSLAIAMSSVLFIIAALSIMTHTEDGAGFLPIVFETVSAFGTVGLSMGLTPDLSDMGKYVIMLVMFIGKVGPLTLFFSIAKPDYRKIKYPKADVLAG